From the genome of Amycolatopsis camponoti:
ACGCCTGCTCGCCGAGTCCGACGCCCTCGGCCGCGCCCTGCTCGAGCGGGCCCGGCGCTGGGCCGAGGTCACCATGCCCGCCTACACCCACCACCAGCCCGCCGTCCCGATCACCTACGGGCACTACCTCGCCGGCGTCGCGAGCGCGCTCGTCCGGGACGTCGAAAGCCTCTGGCAGGCCGGCGCCGAGATCGACCAGAACCCGCTCGGCGCGGGCGCGGTCGGCGGCACGTCGCTGCCGGTCGACCAGCACCGCACCACCGCGCTGCTCGGCTTCGCCACCTCGATCCCGAACTCGCTGCACGCCGTCGCGTCGCGGGACCTGGTGCTGCGCCAGCTGTCCGCGGCCACCGTCCTCGGTGTCCTGCTCTGCCGCGTCTCCCACGACTTCCAGGCGTGGACGAGCGCGGAGGCCGGGCTTCTGCGGCTGGCCGACGACGTCGTCGGGTCCAGTTCGATGATGCCGCAGAAGCGCAACCCGTTCCTGCTCGAACACGTCCAGGGCCGCGCGCTGGCCCCGCTCGGCGCGTTCACCGCGTCGGCGAGCGCGATGGCGACGGCGCGGTTCACCAACGCCATCGCCGTCGGCACCGAGGCGGTGGCTCCCGCGTGGTCGGCGCTGGAGGCCGCGACCGACGCCGTCGTGCTGCTGCGGCTCGTCGTCGAGGGCGCCGAGCCGGTGCCGGAGCGGATGTACGCCCGCGCCGTCGACGGCCAGACCGCGGCCACCCACCTCGCCGAACGGCTCGTCGACGCCGGGATGCCGTTCCGCCGGGCCCACCACGAAGTCGGGGCCGTCGCGAAGGAAGCCCTCGACCACGGCCTGCCGCTGCACGAGGTCGCCCGTGTCCGGCTGGCCGGGCAGCCCGCGCACGTCCTCGCCGCGCTCGACCCGGCCGAGGTGGCCCAGCACGCGGCCCACGGCGGTGGCCCGGCGCGGGAGTCCGTGCTCGCCGCCGTCACCGAGGCCGAAGCCGCGTTCGCGCGGATCCGCGCCGCCGCCGAAGAACGCCGCTGGCGCTGGAGCCAGGCCGAAATCGGCCTCGACGACGCCGTCCGAACCCTCATCCGCTGACCGCCAAGGAGCCTGTTGTGACCACTTTCGCCGACGACCTCGCGACCCTGCGCCCGGAGACCGCGCCCGCACAGGGCACGCACGTCGAACTCCGCAGCGACACGTTCACCCTGCCCACGCCCACGATGCTGGAGGCCGCCGCGCGCGCTCCGCTCGGCGACGACGTCTACGGCGAGGACCCGACCGTGGACCGGCTGGAGCAGCTCGCCGCCGAGCTGCTCGGCAAGCAGGCCGGCTGCCTGATGCCGAGCGGCACCATGGCGAACCTGACCGCGCTGCTGGCGCACTGCCCGCGCGGCGGCAAGGCGATCGTCGGGCACGAGTCCGACGTGTACGTCTACGAAGCGGGCGGCGCGTCGCTGTGCGGCGGCATCGTCTACGACCCGCTGCCGAACCTGCCCGACGGCACGATCGACCCGGCGGCCATCGCCGAGGCGTGCGCGGTCGACCGCAGC
Proteins encoded in this window:
- a CDS encoding argininosuccinate lyase, coding for MTIAPGGTGRLTSAISAAAREILFDRDTAPAPDPVAAELGLISQVDRAHVVMLAERGIVDRARAADLLSGIESLRKQGFSALHDVPAPRGRYLAYESHLIDTLGAETGGILHSGRSRNDLNATVVRLRLREPHERLLAESDALGRALLERARRWAEVTMPAYTHHQPAVPITYGHYLAGVASALVRDVESLWQAGAEIDQNPLGAGAVGGTSLPVDQHRTTALLGFATSIPNSLHAVASRDLVLRQLSAATVLGVLLCRVSHDFQAWTSAEAGLLRLADDVVGSSSMMPQKRNPFLLEHVQGRALAPLGAFTASASAMATARFTNAIAVGTEAVAPAWSALEAATDAVVLLRLVVEGAEPVPERMYARAVDGQTAATHLAERLVDAGMPFRRAHHEVGAVAKEALDHGLPLHEVARVRLAGQPAHVLAALDPAEVAQHAAHGGGPARESVLAAVTEAEAAFARIRAAAEERRWRWSQAEIGLDDAVRTLIR